A region of Acidobacteriota bacterium DNA encodes the following proteins:
- a CDS encoding DUF6364 family protein — protein MKKKLTITVDAELIPRAKSYARSRRVSLSSIIEQSLRDLAGDGTPSFSSRWRGRFQAANRGNPRYDRLAGKYL, from the coding sequence ATGAAGAAAAAGCTGACGATCACAGTCGATGCCGAGTTGATCCCCAGAGCCAAGAGTTATGCGCGATCCCGCCGGGTGTCGCTGTCGTCGATCATCGAACAATCGCTTCGAGATTTGGCAGGGGACGGAACACCCTCCTTCTCCTCGCGCTGGCGCGGGCGGTTTCAGGCGGCCAACCGTGGTAACCCACGTTACGACAGGCTGGCCGGAAAGTATCTCTGA
- a CDS encoding glutamine phosphoribosylpyrophosphate amidotransferase has protein sequence MCGIVGYLNRSGSGAGAPIGSILLGMLKSLDCRGPDSAGVAIFGPTRTPNLKLRIKLNGDANLADSADRVRGIVSERVPVLESATVQEYLQLLVGPVQDAESLLPPLEKDLDDFELVSGGRQLEIVKQVGSPTHLDTGYGISMLTGTHGIGHTRLSTESRVDLSHSQPFGVHGVADLATVHNGHITNYHKLRGRYEQMGVRFFTENDSEVIGVYLAHQMSLGRTFREALESSLDDFDGSFSYLAASGNELAYAKDRFGFKPLLVAESEDWVAIATEEIALRSTLAGDFDALEPGVRRVRIWSLPEPAAEKV, from the coding sequence ATGTGCGGGATCGTGGGGTACCTGAACCGTAGCGGCAGCGGGGCTGGCGCTCCCATCGGGTCGATCCTCCTGGGGATGCTCAAGAGTCTGGACTGCCGGGGCCCCGACTCGGCCGGTGTCGCCATCTTCGGTCCGACCCGGACGCCGAACCTCAAGCTTCGGATCAAGTTGAACGGTGATGCGAACCTGGCCGATTCGGCGGATCGGGTCCGCGGCATCGTCTCGGAGCGGGTTCCGGTTCTCGAATCCGCCACCGTCCAGGAATACCTCCAACTGTTGGTGGGACCGGTGCAGGATGCCGAGTCCCTGTTGCCTCCGCTGGAGAAGGACCTGGACGACTTCGAGTTGGTCAGTGGGGGCCGCCAACTCGAGATCGTCAAGCAGGTCGGGTCGCCCACCCATCTGGACACCGGCTACGGAATCTCCATGCTGACCGGAACCCACGGCATCGGCCACACACGCCTTTCCACCGAGAGCCGCGTCGACCTGAGCCACTCCCAGCCCTTCGGGGTCCACGGGGTCGCCGACCTGGCCACGGTCCACAACGGCCATATCACCAATTACCACAAGCTGCGGGGACGCTATGAACAGATGGGCGTCCGCTTCTTCACCGAGAACGACTCGGAGGTCATCGGCGTCTACCTGGCCCACCAGATGTCGCTGGGCCGGACCTTCCGGGAGGCGCTGGAGTCCTCGCTGGACGACTTCGACGGTTCCTTCTCCTACCTGGCCGCCTCCGGCAACGAGTTGGCCTACGCCAAGGACCGTTTCGGATTCAAGCCCCTGCTGGTGGCCGAGTCGGAGGACTGGGTCGCCATCGCCACCGAGGAGATCGCCCTGCGTTCCACGCTGGCCGGGGACTTCGATGCCCTGGAACCGGGGGTGAGGCGGGTCCGCATCTGGTCTCTGCCGGAGCCCGCCGCGGAGAAAGTGTGA